From Candidatus Ozemobacteraceae bacterium, a single genomic window includes:
- a CDS encoding VanW family protein, protein MRRNLTIAASIFGIALFLGVFFWGIFYFQGKSGRPVSQGTGDKPAQTQSTGSEAPMRSTETAQAKLRDIDVSFTLDSKTMHLGPQKLIRVSKRSVQEPPLVEVDVQLAHSLISSLQELDLQTPIEPARVSTDKQGNPLRIIRGSGKRVIDRERTLLTLKDMASQAADASALNVPISVKIDEGSEGFEAQRQKLGFGVCLGRFETLHADHADDEARNENLRIAAEKCDGLILAPGAEFNFDKVVGPRVSKNGFKMAGVISNGRVIPGMGGGVCQVSTTLYRTALLSNMKITERHNHSIYEGIPYADRGLDAAIAWGSKNFRFVNTLGVPLLLSCRGGNGRVHVSFYAPSKPFDQVVVATRNEKAIRYPVEKKKNARLKSGETRIVRPGVTGYTIDAYRIVTSGGMSREEKLSSDNYLMFPQIEESSN, encoded by the coding sequence ATGCGCCGGAATCTCACCATCGCCGCCTCGATTTTTGGCATCGCCCTCTTCCTCGGCGTTTTCTTCTGGGGGATTTTCTACTTCCAGGGGAAGAGCGGCCGGCCCGTCAGTCAAGGCACGGGCGACAAGCCGGCGCAGACGCAGAGCACGGGATCGGAGGCACCAATGCGTTCCACGGAAACCGCCCAGGCGAAACTGCGTGACATCGACGTTTCATTCACCCTCGACTCGAAGACGATGCATCTCGGGCCTCAGAAGCTGATCCGCGTCTCGAAACGCAGCGTTCAGGAGCCCCCCCTCGTCGAAGTCGACGTTCAGCTGGCCCACTCTCTCATCTCGAGCCTCCAGGAACTCGATCTTCAGACCCCCATCGAGCCGGCCCGGGTCTCGACCGACAAACAGGGAAATCCGCTCCGCATCATCCGCGGCTCTGGCAAGCGCGTGATCGACCGCGAACGCACCCTGCTGACGCTCAAGGATATGGCATCGCAGGCAGCCGATGCCTCCGCTCTCAACGTTCCGATCTCCGTGAAGATCGACGAGGGGTCCGAGGGGTTCGAGGCACAGCGCCAGAAACTCGGCTTCGGCGTCTGCCTCGGCCGGTTCGAGACGCTTCACGCCGATCACGCCGACGATGAGGCGCGGAACGAGAATCTCCGCATCGCCGCCGAGAAGTGCGACGGGCTCATTCTCGCCCCCGGCGCCGAGTTCAACTTCGACAAGGTCGTCGGCCCCCGCGTTTCGAAGAACGGGTTCAAGATGGCGGGCGTCATTTCGAACGGCCGCGTGATTCCCGGCATGGGGGGCGGCGTCTGCCAGGTCAGCACGACCCTGTATCGCACGGCCCTGCTATCCAATATGAAAATCACCGAACGGCACAACCACTCGATCTACGAAGGCATCCCCTACGCCGATCGCGGGCTCGACGCGGCCATTGCCTGGGGTTCGAAGAATTTCCGCTTCGTGAACACGCTCGGCGTGCCCCTGCTGCTTTCCTGCCGCGGCGGGAACGGCCGGGTCCATGTCTCTTTCTACGCGCCGAGCAAGCCTTTCGACCAGGTCGTCGTCGCGACGCGCAATGAAAAGGCGATCCGCTACCCCGTCGAAAAGAAAAAGAACGCCCGCCTCAAATCCGGCGAAACGCGCATCGTCCGCCCGGGCGTGACGGGCTATACGATCGACGCCTACCGCATCGTGACCAGCGGCGGGATGAGCCGCGAAGAGAAGCTGTCCTCCGATAACTACCTCATGTTTCCGCAGATCGAGGAGAGCAGCAACTGA
- the der gene encoding ribosome biogenesis GTPase Der, with the protein MSLLPVIAIVGRPNVGKSSLMNRIVGYRHAIVDPTPGVTRDRNYAEAVWNGRRFYVVDTGGLDPDDEQPIMMSIKSQVDFALREAAAIVFLGDARDGLHGDDRTILNLLRKKCTDKPFYVAVNKIDNPKEIDVLTAEFYGLGVDRLFPISAVHGIGVADLLDVVVEPFERETAPDDSVSSPPLERIAIVGKPNVGKSSLFNRLLGHDRSIVDDVPGTTRDAITVSVDRNGRTYRFIDTAGLRRPARQKDSVEYFSVFRTLDAIQKSDLAVLVLDASEGKISEQDKRIAGRVVDAGSGCIIVWNKWDIADKTARPWDELLVETREAFPLLNFAPVTSISARTGQRVDRLFEMVDTVQETGRHRITDERLKQILYEAVTIQPPPSVAGRALHLKNLRQLNGPPIVFRLTASDPKNVHFSYQRYLLNHIRQEFPFEGWPMRLAVGR; encoded by the coding sequence ATGTCTCTCCTCCCCGTCATCGCCATCGTCGGCAGGCCGAACGTCGGCAAATCGTCGCTCATGAACCGGATCGTCGGATACCGGCACGCCATCGTGGACCCCACCCCCGGCGTCACCCGCGACCGCAACTACGCCGAAGCCGTCTGGAACGGCCGGCGCTTCTACGTCGTCGACACGGGCGGCCTCGACCCCGACGACGAGCAGCCGATCATGATGTCGATCAAGTCCCAGGTCGATTTCGCTCTTCGGGAAGCGGCCGCGATCGTCTTTCTCGGAGACGCCCGCGACGGCCTCCACGGCGACGACCGGACGATTCTCAACTTGCTCCGGAAAAAATGCACCGACAAGCCGTTCTACGTCGCCGTCAACAAGATCGACAACCCGAAGGAGATCGACGTTCTCACGGCGGAGTTCTACGGACTCGGTGTCGACCGTCTGTTCCCGATTTCCGCCGTTCACGGCATCGGCGTCGCGGACCTTCTCGACGTCGTCGTCGAGCCGTTCGAGCGGGAAACGGCACCCGACGACTCGGTTTCGTCCCCGCCGCTCGAGCGCATCGCGATCGTCGGCAAGCCCAACGTCGGCAAGTCCTCTCTCTTCAATAGGCTTCTCGGGCACGACCGTTCGATCGTCGACGACGTTCCCGGCACGACGCGCGATGCGATCACCGTCTCCGTCGACCGGAACGGCCGCACCTACCGGTTCATCGACACGGCCGGCCTGCGCCGCCCCGCCCGCCAGAAAGACAGCGTCGAGTATTTTTCGGTCTTCCGAACCCTCGACGCAATCCAGAAATCCGATCTCGCCGTCCTGGTTCTCGACGCCTCGGAAGGCAAGATCTCCGAGCAGGACAAGCGCATCGCCGGCCGGGTCGTCGACGCCGGCTCGGGATGCATCATCGTCTGGAACAAGTGGGACATCGCCGATAAGACGGCCCGCCCATGGGACGAGCTGCTCGTCGAGACGCGCGAAGCCTTCCCGCTGCTGAATTTCGCCCCCGTGACCTCGATCTCGGCGCGCACCGGCCAGCGCGTCGACCGGCTGTTCGAGATGGTCGACACGGTGCAGGAAACGGGCCGGCACCGCATTACCGACGAACGGCTCAAGCAGATTCTGTATGAGGCCGTCACGATCCAGCCGCCCCCCAGCGTCGCCGGCCGGGCCCTGCATCTCAAGAACCTGCGCCAGCTCAACGGGCCGCCGATCGTCTTCCGGCTAACGGCGTCCGACCCGAAGAACGTTCACTTCTCCTACCAGCGGTATCTGCTGAACCATATCCGGCAGGAGTTCCCCTTCGAAGGCTGGCCGATGCGGCTCGCCGTCGGGCGTTGA
- a CDS encoding NAD(P)H-dependent glycerol-3-phosphate dehydrogenase — MRRTVSAVGNPNRNRPGRPPRRDNFVETERLEHMKIGVIGAGSWGTVLATLLSKKGNQVTLWAREPEVVSGIRNRRRNPFFMSDLELPPELGVSNDAADVAAGADALLFAVPSAHLRGLAHGLREHLPRISGVINAAKGFEPGTGKRLSEILVEESGVEPGSAGDRIAVLSGPNLAGELAEGKIGASVIACPDETWSRTAQELLSNDHFRVYRHTDRTGVELGGTLKNVFAIGAGIVDGLGLGDNAKAAYLTRALHELVRLGSRLGGRPTTFYGLSGLGDLMATCSSPLSRNHQLGQALARGKTLDELTHGSRMVIEGVETARMAASWGKKLTIPLPITEEICRVLFDSLSPREAAKNLMTRSLKDEEA; from the coding sequence GTGAGGAGAACGGTCTCGGCAGTCGGAAACCCGAACCGGAACCGCCCGGGGCGACCCCCGCGGCGTGACAATTTCGTCGAAACGGAGCGTCTGGAACACATGAAGATCGGAGTCATCGGTGCGGGTTCCTGGGGAACCGTCCTCGCGACGCTTCTCTCGAAGAAGGGCAACCAGGTCACTCTGTGGGCGCGCGAGCCGGAAGTGGTTTCCGGCATCAGGAACAGGCGACGCAACCCGTTTTTCATGAGCGATCTCGAGCTTCCGCCCGAACTGGGAGTCTCGAACGACGCAGCAGACGTCGCGGCTGGCGCGGATGCCCTTCTGTTCGCCGTTCCCTCGGCCCATTTGCGCGGTTTGGCGCACGGCCTTCGCGAGCACCTGCCGCGGATCTCCGGCGTCATCAACGCCGCCAAGGGATTCGAACCCGGCACCGGCAAGCGTCTCAGCGAAATTCTCGTCGAAGAGTCCGGCGTCGAGCCCGGAAGTGCGGGCGACCGCATCGCCGTCCTGTCGGGACCGAATCTCGCCGGCGAGCTCGCCGAGGGCAAGATCGGCGCCTCCGTCATCGCCTGTCCGGACGAAACCTGGTCCAGAACGGCACAGGAACTGCTCTCGAACGATCACTTTCGGGTCTACCGGCATACCGACCGCACCGGGGTCGAGCTCGGCGGCACGCTGAAGAACGTGTTCGCCATCGGGGCCGGCATCGTCGACGGGCTTGGCCTCGGCGACAACGCGAAGGCAGCCTACCTGACCCGCGCGCTCCATGAGCTCGTCAGGCTTGGATCGCGTCTTGGCGGCCGGCCGACGACCTTCTACGGGCTTTCTGGACTCGGCGATCTCATGGCGACCTGTTCCTCGCCCCTCTCCCGGAATCACCAGCTCGGCCAGGCCCTCGCTCGCGGGAAGACGCTCGACGAGTTGACGCACGGCAGCCGCATGGTCATCGAAGGCGTGGAAACGGCACGAATGGCCGCCTCGTGGGGGAAAAAACTAACGATTCCCCTTCCTATTACCGAAGAAATATGCAGGGTTCTCTTCGATTCGCTGTCTCCCCGGGAGGCAGCGAAGAATCTCATGACCCGTTCTCTGAAGGACGAAGAGGCCTAA
- the plsY gene encoding glycerol-3-phosphate 1-O-acyltransferase PlsY has translation MIGITWHPFAAGYILGSIPSAWLLCRIFYGIDIFEHGSRNMGATNVHRVLGTKPFAITLILDILKGFAAVLLSISFFSVPETAVPTGLAAGAAAIAGHSLSVWVKFRGGKGVATGLGVFLALAPKASVTAMGIFLLVLVSSGFVSLGSIAAACALPFLILEFRECGEAWLSSFVVFSAIAALFIVFRHKANIVRLWNGEENGLGSRKPEPEPPGATPAA, from the coding sequence ATGATCGGAATCACCTGGCACCCGTTCGCCGCCGGTTATATCCTTGGGTCTATACCATCGGCATGGCTGTTGTGCCGCATTTTCTACGGCATCGACATCTTCGAGCACGGCAGCCGCAACATGGGCGCAACCAACGTTCATCGCGTTCTGGGCACGAAACCCTTCGCGATCACCCTGATCCTCGACATCCTGAAAGGCTTCGCCGCCGTTCTTCTTTCGATCTCCTTCTTTTCGGTTCCGGAAACAGCGGTCCCCACCGGTCTTGCCGCCGGCGCCGCCGCGATCGCCGGCCACTCGCTTTCCGTCTGGGTGAAGTTCCGGGGCGGGAAAGGCGTCGCGACGGGACTGGGCGTTTTTCTTGCCCTCGCTCCGAAAGCCTCGGTCACAGCCATGGGAATTTTCCTGCTCGTGCTGGTCTCGAGCGGTTTCGTTTCGCTCGGCTCGATCGCCGCGGCCTGCGCCCTTCCCTTTCTGATTCTCGAATTCCGGGAGTGCGGCGAGGCCTGGCTGTCCTCGTTCGTCGTTTTTTCCGCGATCGCGGCCCTGTTCATCGTGTTCAGGCACAAGGCGAATATCGTCAGGCTCTGGAACGGTGAGGAGAACGGTCTCGGCAGTCGGAAACCCGAACCGGAACCGCCCGGGGCGACCCCCGCGGCGTGA